AATATGTATCTTGGTCATGGCGGATCATTCTTTAAGTCGGGGTCTGCCGAGCCGGCGATCAATAACGCCAAGGGTGTTGCCACATTAAATATGATGAAGGCACTTAGCGAATATATGAATCCTGACTTTCTGACGCATGACTCGAACGCTGTGCAGGCGTCATGGGAAGCCGGTAATGTCGCCATGACAAATCTGTGGGGTTCGCGCGCAGGTGCCGTGACTGACGGTGAGGGCTCTACTGCCGACATCGAAAATAACACAAAATTTGCGAGTGCTCCGACTGCCGCTGGGGGATCAACACCAGCATCGACTTTATGGTGGGACGGTTTTGCGATTGCCAGAAATATCTCGGATGCCGATGCCGAAGCCACATTCAAGGCGATCATGGTGGGTATTTCACCTGAGATGGCCAAAGCCAATGTCGATAAGGCCAACTGGCTGATGGACGGTGTTCCGGCACGAGCCGCTGGTGTTGGTGTGATTGCAACAGCCAAAGGCGCGGCATTGCCTTATCCGATGCTGCCTTATATGGGCGCATTGCATGGCGCGGCAGGTAGCGAGCTTGCTGACTTTCTGCAAGGCAAGGAAACTGCCGAACAGGCGCTTGCCGATATTGAAGCCGCCTATCGTGCAGCAGCTAAAGAGAAGGGCTTCCTCTAGGAAGCTGATTGACTGGAGAGAGCCGGTCTCTCTCCAGCCTCTATTTCATTTAAGATTGAACCATGCCACATCGTACATTTATGAGCTTTATCTGGCCGTCTGCACTCGCAATGCTTTTGTTCATTGCCTTGCCGATCGTATCAGTTGCCGTGCAGTCGTTATTTGTTGCGCATGAGCAGGTTTTTGTTGCGGTGGAAAATTGTGGCCCCTTTGGATGCACAACGGTTCAAAAGATCGATCCCCAAGCAACCGCGGCATTGCGTGAAGCACAGCCGCTTGGCCAGTTCAACGGCCTTGGCACCTATCTGAATCGTAATCATCTGGCGTCGGCTGAAATTTCGCAAGCCTGGGACAGCCGAACAGGTGTTGGCGAATTCATCTCCAAGGTTTTGAATCTGCCCTTTTACAAAGCGCTTAGCTTTACGCTGACCTATACATTCGTGGTTACGCCCTTTGTCATTATTCTAGGCTTCTTTGTGGCGTTGGCGGTGAATCGCCTGCCGTCTTTTTTCAAAGGCCCAACCATTTTCGTATCTTTACTGCCGATGATTGTCACCCCGCTGGTCGGGTCGCTCATTCTGTTCTGGATGATTGATGCAGATGGCGTGATCGGTGGCACTTTGCAGCTTATTTTTGATAATCCAGATTTATCACTCAAAGCATCACCAACGCTGACATGGATCACTTTGATCGTTTATGGTGTCTGGCATTCGGCGCCTTTTTCATTCATCGTTTTCTATGCGGGTTTGCAAACAGTGCCACAAGATACGCTGGAAAGCGCCATGGTTGATGGCGCCAATCGTTGGGAACAGGTACGTTACGTTATTGTGCCGCATCTGTTGCCGCTGGTGGTGTTTATTTCATTGATGCAATTAATGGATAATTTCCGCGTTTTTGAGCCGATTATCAGTTTCAGTGCCGAAGCCAGCGCGACATCATTATCGTGGATTATCTATAATGACCTGCGCGGAACCGACGGCAATATTCTGTTTGGGTCGGCAGCGGCAACGTCGCTTTTGACCATCATCGGTGTCTGTATTCTGTTGACGCCGGTTCTGATCCGCACATGGCGGGCACATGGAGCGCGCGCATGAGTATTGTCGCTTCACGCAAGCCGCTGTCATTTCTGTCAATCGCGGCTATGGCCTTTTTGCTGATATGGCTGGCTATTGCGGCGGTACCGTTTCTGTGGACGCTGTGGGGTAGTTTCAAAGTTCAGGCAGATTTTTTCTCGAAGCTGGATTGGCAGAACGCGCTATATGGTGTGTTCACGCTAGCTGAAACAGGCAGCTATTTCACTGGAAAGGGCTATGAAGGTGCCTGGATAGAGGAAGAATTCTGGCGGTCATCGGTAAATACGCTGATTATGACCTTTTCGGTTGTGGCTATTTCATTGACCCTTGGCACGCTTGGTGGCTATGCCTTGTCACGATCAGGCTACCGCTATGCGTTCTGGGTGTTGATTATTGCGCTGATATTCCGCGCCATGCCGCATATCACGCTTGTATCGGGTTATCTGCTACCGTTTTTCCAGCTTAATCTTTATGGGTATCTGGGCACAACGATTGTGGTCATGGTGGCTATCAATCAGCCGTTCACATTGTGGATGCTGCATTCCTTTTTCCAGAATATCCCAAAGGATCTGGACGAAAGCGCTATGGTCGATGGGTGTACGAGGTTTCAGGCCTTTCGCTATGTGATCATTCCGGTTATGTGGCCAGGCGTTATCACAACCGGGCTGTTCAGCTTCCTGCTTGCGTATAATGATTTTGCCCTGACCGGTTTGTTGCTGTCGCAGGAAAATCAGACGATGGTGCCAAAAATCGCCAGCTTTCTTGGGTCGGCGCAAGAAGAAGGCAATGTCATGTATGCGGTATCGGCCGTTGTGTCTGCCACGGCACCTTTATTTATTCTGGTGATGTTTTTCCAGCGCCAAATTGTAAGTGGTCTGACGGCTGGCGCGGTCAAGGGATAGGGAGATAAGGATGGCGAGTATCACGCTGAACAATCTGACCAAACGCTGGGGTGACTTTGTTGCCGTGGACAGTTTTGATCTGCAGATTCAGGATGAAGAATTTCTGGTGCTGCTGGGTCCGTCCGGCTGTGGCAAGACAACGACCATGCGGATGATCGCCGGACTTGAGGAAATTACCGAAGGCAATATCAGTATCGATGGCAAGGTGGTAAATCATCTTGAGCCAAAGGATCGTGATATTGCTATGGTGTTCCAGTCATATGGCCTGTATCCGCATATGAATGT
This window of the Candidatus Puniceispirillum marinum IMCC1322 genome carries:
- a CDS encoding ABC transporter substrate-binding protein — protein: MNILSKMALIGAVAIAGSSSAFAGCGITSGSVRIIANDFPASQAVTAEAMKCDGNGASVTVNLNKDYKDLIVAAMTANPAEYTTSHATNSTLVSLMNDDLVRPLNDYVAKYGQGIAKSQLITVDGNVMAIAFMANAQHLFYRQDILDAAGVGIPASYDDVLAAAKAIKSKGLMDYPIAGTYKAGWNLGEEFVNMYLGHGGSFFKSGSAEPAINNAKGVATLNMMKALSEYMNPDFLTHDSNAVQASWEAGNVAMTNLWGSRAGAVTDGEGSTADIENNTKFASAPTAAGGSTPASTLWWDGFAIARNISDADAEATFKAIMVGISPEMAKANVDKANWLMDGVPARAAGVGVIATAKGAALPYPMLPYMGALHGAAGSELADFLQGKETAEQALADIEAAYRAAAKEKGFL
- a CDS encoding carbohydrate ABC transporter permease, whose amino-acid sequence is MSIVASRKPLSFLSIAAMAFLLIWLAIAAVPFLWTLWGSFKVQADFFSKLDWQNALYGVFTLAETGSYFTGKGYEGAWIEEEFWRSSVNTLIMTFSVVAISLTLGTLGGYALSRSGYRYAFWVLIIALIFRAMPHITLVSGYLLPFFQLNLYGYLGTTIVVMVAINQPFTLWMLHSFFQNIPKDLDESAMVDGCTRFQAFRYVIIPVMWPGVITTGLFSFLLAYNDFALTGLLLSQENQTMVPKIASFLGSAQEEGNVMYAVSAVVSATAPLFILVMFFQRQIVSGLTAGAVKG
- a CDS encoding carbohydrate ABC transporter permease translates to MPHRTFMSFIWPSALAMLLFIALPIVSVAVQSLFVAHEQVFVAVENCGPFGCTTVQKIDPQATAALREAQPLGQFNGLGTYLNRNHLASAEISQAWDSRTGVGEFISKVLNLPFYKALSFTLTYTFVVTPFVIILGFFVALAVNRLPSFFKGPTIFVSLLPMIVTPLVGSLILFWMIDADGVIGGTLQLIFDNPDLSLKASPTLTWITLIVYGVWHSAPFSFIVFYAGLQTVPQDTLESAMVDGANRWEQVRYVIVPHLLPLVVFISLMQLMDNFRVFEPIISFSAEASATSLSWIIYNDLRGTDGNILFGSAAATSLLTIIGVCILLTPVLIRTWRAHGARA